One Spinacia oleracea cultivar Varoflay chromosome 4, BTI_SOV_V1, whole genome shotgun sequence DNA segment encodes these proteins:
- the LOC130472230 gene encoding uncharacterized protein, with protein MPDDFEDVTDDEEETREEEDKEAPDPVTQRLNKMDARMTKHYSRLMKLMTRFPGAPTPVETEPTDGYAASPFCEAISRVTVPHTLRLPTWTTMYDGTSDPYRHVNFYKQRMWQIGIPHDLVEPVMCKSFGGTLDGAALEWLTNVPPRSISCLSDLINAFYQQFARSRQLEKQTSDLYRTAIEAFKRGLIPNSELYREITKYPCATFEEVRSRATAQMRIEDDEVIRTASQRSIGGSSDRRSYTPRNNNWRHQPYVRQNQVQSVNQYYDTNNVYRNERVEHPNISDYGFNVDIGGVVNALQNVGGTVRWPRKNDRPDSMKDMSKWCDFHRDNGHTTEECISLKKEVAYLLKRGHLKELLSDKGKETFSKEQTTLPGPTTSSERPDPPPFNKVVNVISGGSDICGLTSSAAKKINRGESETVEEGQTEDEVALHRSLTAMAITFDDSDSVDTQREHHDGLVISLPIGNALIKRILVDNGSSANVLFLEALQEMGLEEKNIVRRSTVLVGFSGEALRTVGEILLPTYAEGVNMMTKFNVVDCPSAYNVILGRPWIHKMKAVPSTYHQSIKFPTKWGVMEIKGQQRDAKKCYETALKPSKSPI; from the exons ATGCCCGATGACTTTGAAGATGTGACCGACGATGAGGAGGAAACCCGTGAGGAAGAAGATAAAGAAGCTCCCGATCCGGTGACCCAACGCCTCAACAAGATGGATGCACGCATGACGAAGCACTATTCCCGCCTGATGAAGTTGATGACCAGGTTCCCCGGGGCACCTACACCAGTAGAGACCGAGCCGACCGACGGGTATGCAGCGTCGCCGTTCTGCGAAGCGATCTCTAGAGTGACAGTTCCGCACACACTCCGGCTCCCAACCTGGACCACCATGTACGACGGGACATCCGACCCCTATAGGCACGTCAATTTCTACAAGCAGCGCATGTGGCAGATCGGGATTCCGCACGACCTAGTGGAACCTGTTATGTGCAAATCTTTCGGCGGCACCCTTGATGGAGCAGCTTTGGAATGGCTCACGAACGTCCCTCCCAGATCCATCTCCTGTTTGTCCGATCTCATCAACGCCTTCTACCAACAATTCGCCAGAAGTCGCCAGTTAGAAAAACAAACCAGTGATCTCTATCG GACTGCTATTGAGGCGTTCAAGAGAGGCCTCATCCCCAATTCGGAGCTATACCGGGAaataaccaaatacccctgtgCAACTTTCGAAGAGGTGCGATCAAGGGCCACCGCCCAGATGCGAATCGAAGACGACGAGGTTATCCGAACAGCATCTCAACGATCGATAGGGGGCAGCAGCGACAGAAGATCGTACACCCCGAGGAACAACAATTGGCGACACCAACCATATGTTCGGCAAAACCAGGTACAAAGTGTCAATCAGTATTATGATACTAACAATGTTTACAGGAACGAGCGGGTCGAACACCCTAACATCTCCGACTACGGCTTCAACGTCGACATTGGAGGTGTGGTGAACGCCCTTCAAAATGTAGGTGGAACAGTCAGATGGCCCCGGAAGAACGACAGACCGGACTCCATGAAGGACATGAGCAAATGGTGCGACTTCCACCGCGACAACGGACACACAACCGAGGAGTGCATCTCCCTCAAAAAGGAGGTCGCATACCTCCTGAAACGGGGGCATCTAAAAGAACTGTTGAGCGACAAGGGAAAAGAAACATTCTCCAAAGAGCAAACCACCCTGCCCGGCCCAACGACAAGCAGCGAGCGACCAGACCCACCACCATTCAATAAAGTGGTAAATGTTATTTCCGGTGGTTCAGATATTTGTGGACTAACCtcttctgcagctaaaaaaATTAACAGGGGAGAGTCTGAGACCGTAGAAGAGGGACAAACCGAAGACGAGGTCGCACTACACAGGTCCCTGACCGCAATGGCTATCACTTTCGACGACTCAGATTCTGTAGATACACAGCGGGAACACCACGACGGGTTGGTAATATCGCTCCCAATAGGGAACGCATTGATCAAAAGGATACTGGTCGACAACGGAAGCTCAGCCAACGTACTGTTCTTGGaagcactacaagaaatgggATTAGAAGAGAAAAATATTGTAAGGAGATCAACAGTTCTGGTAGGGTTCAGTGGAGAAGCACTACGGACGGTAGGAGAGATATTGCTGCCTACATACGCAGAAGGCGTCAACATGATGACCAAGTTCAACGTCGTCGATTGTCCATCAGCATACAACGTCATCCTAGGACgaccatggatccacaaaatgaagGCAGTGCCATCAACATACCACCAATCAATCAAGTTTCCAACCAAGTGGGGggtcatggaaatcaaagggCAGCAAAGAGATGCGAAGAAATGTTATGAGACAGCACTGAAACCATCCAAGTCACccatctag